Part of the Anopheles coluzzii chromosome 3, AcolN3, whole genome shotgun sequence genome is shown below.
AAACAGCACTCCCAACAAGCGGTGCATTACCCATATCGTCctgcatttttgtgtgaaattgatcaaaatcgcGGAAAATCACAAAACATCAGCACGGGACGCGGATTATTTTTCGTAGGAATTTACGACGCTGTTTTGTATTGGCTGTCACAACAAACCCAACCGAGacagtttgacagataaacgATAAGAATTTGTATCGACCAAATTCAAATGTGTCTGTTTGTACATCATAcgaataaatgttttattgtaaAAGTTATAAAACAATTCCAAATTCAAGCTTTTAGAACAATTATTTCATTCTTTTACAACATTTCAACATACGCTGGAACGATCCGCAATACTGAACTCCCTGTTGTCAATGTAGCCCGTCGATGACAGCAAATTACACCAACACACAtgcagagtgaccagaaataccgatttatctgtattcctaccgattttttatatgcctatgatgggcatgttattgagtcgttcgagttgacgactgtaccaccagaccggcgcTCTCTTGCATGACTTTAAAATACTCGAGGCACTCTCACTGAacagaacgctcgctcgcggtgtttcattgtatttttcTCATACCCCTGAAAATTTGAAATCATTTCAACAAccaaaatagaaaatatgatCAATTTACCATCCAGAAATGcaaactcccatacaaaatgtatgacctacccgggtaggtggtcataaagatgagtgtgtatttttggtcatagaaacgaaggttaaatggttgcgttctcaacagtgctcctgccgaaatctgccaatataatctggccacactggcccgcagggcaaaagctcgctcgaaaggtcaacaatcgtcgcaaaacgtcaaacatgaccgtcgccagcgcctcgaaatcgttgcgagtttcgctcgctggcgacgtcggtttgcagtacatgcgacgccggttttgacgttttgagacggttttgcgacggttttgcgacggtggccgccaaaaagctcgccttgacctgtgggcaaagtgaccagaaataccgatgtatatatatatctaaggtttgaaggaaaaaatctcaattttttaatcattgaactacaaaactcagccaaacaattaaatcaatctaaataatCCAGCGAAAATCAAATGACAGCACGAACGATAAAATCGTATCCAAGGAGCACTGCTGCGGCCTTAAGCGGTCGCGTCGCCCCGAGCCccgagaaaaagaacttgtcaccacagagaaaaaaaagtgcattttagaccttctttggcttagaattccaattttcagatcgacacttcagaaaaaatcttcatttgtgtaaccgctgaactaaatctaatccatatcctaaataaaggatgcatattgTCGTGAAATGGAACTTTCATTTTGCGCATTAGTATCCCCCCCCATCCCGCTTAACACCTCTTTCGCTTTCACTTCTTTTAACTCGAGTTAAGTTTCGAgtttaacctaccgaaaactaccgataaaaatTTGATGCGCCTAtcgaaaaccgccaaaataatctggccacactgcgTGTGACAGCCCTTTCttgcaaaacaagaaaatctCCAGAAGGAAGAACAAACCGTGCACAGAACGATAGAAAAACCCGCGTGGAATGGCGTCCGtcgaaacaaaaccgaaaaagGCTGACCAGGCGGAGGAAAATGTAGACGACAAGGAAGACGTCGACGAGGAGGTGGTGGACGAAAATGTGCCCGCcggcaagaagaagaaaaagcgatCCAGGAAACCGAAGAAGCCTGGTAAGTATTGGCAGCGGTGGCTGGTGGCTGGTGTGGACAAGGGCGATCGGGATATGTTGTGCAAATCGCCGATGCGACACAGGGTAAATGAGGAAGGGGCGAAAGCGAGTGCGAGGGGGTGGTCAGAGGTTGAGGCAGCTACTAATTCCGAGACGGTGTGTAGAGCTTGTTAAACGCTGTTATGTAGCCGTTCCGGTGTTCCGAACGTGCAACTGCAGTTTGAGGTTAGGTTAttgatttgttattgttgaaggTTTATCAGATGCGCGCCGAGAGCAGCAGGACCGGATTTGCGTGTTGCTGATGATTaacactctctttcttccctgttctctctctctctctccagcTGCGGATGAAGATTCCGACGATGAAGCACTGAGGGAAGCGTTGGCGGAACGGCAAGCCGAGGACAAGAAGAAGGTGGCAGCGGCCGAGAAGGCCGCCAAGGAGCAGGCGAAAAAGAATCAAAAGGCAGCACAGGCCGCCACAGCCACCGCTCCTTCCGCTACGGCCGAcgcggaagaggaagaggagggcGATGAGGAGGGCGACGACGCGACCGGTGCAGATGGCAAGAAGAAGCGAAAGAAGCGCAACAAGAAGAAGGGCGCCGCCGCCAACACTCTGGTCGCACCGTCCGTACCGATCGCGGAGCAGTTCTCCGACGGTAAGTTCCCAGAGGGACAGATTATGCAGTACCCGGATTCCACCACGGCGAAGGACCGGTTTACGAGCGAGGAGAAGCGTGCGCTCGACCGGATGCATCAGGACATCTACAGTGAGCTGCGCCAAGCGGCCGAAGCCCACCGACAGACGCGCCAGTATATGCAGAAGTGGATCAAGCCGGGCATGACGATGATCGAGATCTGCGAGGAGCTGGAAAACACGGCCCGCCGCTTGATCGGGGAGAATGGGCTGGAGGCGGGACTGGCCTTCCCGACCGGCTGCTCGCGCAATCACTGCGCCGCGCACTACACGCCGAACGCGGGCGACCCGACCGTGCTGCTGTACGACGACGTCACGAAGATCGACTTCGGCACGCACATCAAGGGCCGCATCATCGACTGTGCGTTCACGCTGTCCTTCAACCCGAAGTACGACAAGCTGCTCGAGGCGGTGAAGGAAGCGACGGAGACGGGCATCCGGGAGGCGGGCATCGACGTGAGGCTGTGCGACATCGGGGCCGCCATCCAGGAGGTGATGGAGTCGTACGAGGTCGAGCTGGACGGCAAGACGTACCAGGTGAAGGCGATCCGCAACCTGAACGGCCACTCGATCAGCCCGTACCGGATCCACGCCGGCAAGACGGTGCCGATCGTGAAGGGCGGCGAGACGACGCGCATGGAGGAGAACGAATTCTACGCGATCGAAACGTTCGGCTCGACCGGGCGCGGCCTGGTGCACGACGATATGGACTGCTCGCACTACATGAAGGATTTCGACGCGCCCAAGGTGCCGCTGCGGCTGCAGTCGTCCAAGAGTCTGCTCGGGCTGATCAATCGCAACTTTGGCACGCTGGCGTTCTGCAAGCGCTGGCTGGACCGGGCCGGCGCCACCAAGTACCAGATGGCGCTGAAGGACCTGTGCGACAAGGGCATCGTGGAGGCGTACCCGCCGCTGTGCGACGTGAAGGGAAGCTACACGGCCCAGTACGAGCACACGATTATGCTGCGGCCCACCTGCAAGGAGGTCGTGTCCCGCGGCGACGATTACTGAGAGAGCAGCGCGCGGGCGCGGCGCAATGGTTTACAGTGGTGCGCATCTCCCCCAAGGGGGGAAGCTTTGCTCTGTGGTGGATTGTGTATGTTTCTGGTAAAACGCGATGgggttgcttgtttttttggtaaaattttGTAAGATCATCTAAGAACCGAGTGGCAACCGCGCTCGTCACGTCTCGATGGCTGACAGCCAGTGTGTTAGATGGCGCGATTGTGTTGTAATAAAAGCAAAATCAATATGCTACGAACAAAAACGGACGTTGAAACAGGAATTGAATTGCGAAAAAGATGACACACGATCGATGATGATGGAGGATTGTAAAGTCAAGAGAATAGCTTCAGACAATCTAAAGAAAGTCATCGTAAGGACCGTTAGGAAATATTGAGACCGAAAAGATCAGCTTGACCGTGAAAGTACCATTAGCTcggaaaatgaattatttgcaACGATTTGATCAACTCGTCCATCGGAAAGTATTAGCAACGCTATTGAAGAGCTTTTCATAATGAATTGCCTGCAGTACGGCGTACTAGCGTCGACATCAATCACTACCTCACGCTTACATTTCCATTACACGCTTCGATGCACCCATGCCAGGCTTACGAATCCAAACGTAAATTGCACGCGGATGTAATGCACGTACAAATTAATAGAATTCAAACCCCACGTTGTGCCCTTACGCACTCGCGATCCTCGCCCCTTCACCATCAAATCCAGCGAAACGCGTCTTGTCCGTCAAGTACGCGAACTGCGCCAGCAGCACGGTCCACACCAACCCAGGCAACGATCACGCACGACCATTACTCATCGGATCGATCGTCTGCGAAGGGCGGTGGGTGGCGAAAGAGACCGAGCCGAGGGGGCTGAAAGTTGTCAATGAAAAACGTTCGCACGTTCACGGGGTGCACACGGGGCCGGATGAAGGAGGAGTTCTTGAACCGGGACGACGACTTGAACCGGGCCGGACCCGTCGCAGCGCGCGCGATGCATGTGTCGTTGCTTTGGTAGCAGCGcgcaaaacaccaccaccaccgccacccgtGGGCGAAGGTGTACCGTGGTGTGAGGCCTTTTTCGCGATTCGtttcgcgcgcacacacacggtggtggtgttgggtaCGTGATTTAGGTAGCAGATAAGTTGCGCGTTGATTTCTTTCGATTTTGCTTTCGCGTGCGCTTCTTGCCCGTTTCTTGCCACACAGCGTTTGGAGTTTGGGTGTTAGGGAGTgagataaaaaaacgaaacatacaATGGCCAAAGAGGCAAAGGATTCAACGCGAATCGAACAAAGCGTACTGCTGTGACGTTGCGTCAAAAAAACGCGTTGCTGGAACTCAGATTCGTGACTGAATTTCGGCATGTTGGACTTTCGACAGTTGCTCTCCAGAATCTCCACAAAACAATCGCTGTTGTTGGCGAACCGCTTCGTACGTTCGATTCGATCCCCGTTCGGTTTGAGCCATTGCCATGTCTCACGGTGAACACGGGGCAGGGAGGTGGTACGCAGGCCGAGCATTACGTAATCGATGTAATGACATAAAAATTCATGAAGTCAAGAAGTTACCCCGGTCGACAAACCGGTGATCTTGAGGGAACGCCGCGCCAGTCAGCGGCAAGGTAAGCGagagccagcagcagcagcagcagcagcagcagcaggaacggAAAGGGTTGCCGACAAACTGGTTACCTAAGGAGAGACCCTCCAGTTTTATAGACCTCCGCATGTTCGCTGTCTCGCTTTGCTGTCGATagctcgtttttttgtttttttgctgcgcGCGACTTGCAATCGAATCGATTCCGCACCGGTTTGGCAATGGTCCGACGGGAGCGTGTGTGCGCCGCACGGTGGCCAATTGTGGTGCCTGTGCAGTGTGTACACTCTCTTCAGTCGGGCAGTACTCTTCTCGGGCTGGAGCTGGAGCGCGTCGCGGGTTGCccaaattcaaacacacacgcatacactgCCGTTGCCCCCCACGAAGCGTTGGCATAGAAACACGGTACGCAAGAGGAGACCTACGCCGTGATGGATACAGCGACAGCTGTTTAGGCTGAAGACCCAAGTTTCGAGTGAAAGGAAGTGTcccgggcgcgcgcgcgctcgcgatgtgtgtgctgttttttttcggtgaagATCGTGCCGTTCGATTCGACATGCTGTTGAAGGCTGCAGATATGCATTGAGCGAGGGTTTCAGCTAAATACGCGGGTTTGCGTTTTACGCGAAGTTAGCAAGATAGTGGAGCCTGACCACCAGCCGCGGGTCACGGAAAGTTCCGCCGGTGCAAGGATCCTATTAAAAAACGGCAGCATATGACCATGAAAGGATCGCGTACGTGAGATAGCTTTGAAGTTCGCCACGCAAGGAAGCGTTTAAAACGGCTCCAGAATGGCTTGGTTAACGGTAGACGGTAGACGTGTACTGTCGGCGAAGGTCGCGGCGCGTCGAGACTTTGGACGGTCGTTGTACTTGAGTGATGCTCTGGACAGTTCTAGACAGTGTTTTCCGGCTAGAGTATTTATAGTTGAATTTTGCGTACAGCCGTTACGGACTTTATCGCACACGTGGATTTAACCTACTTTGCGTAAAGCGGCTTCCGATAATCGTCCGCTTCTGCGAGAGCACTCGCCGTTCCAGAAATCCTTCAAACTTTCCGCCTCCGTATACCGCGTACTTCGCTTTACAAAGCATGAATGAAATCGTGACCGGCAACTGCTCGCGGTAACCGAAATCCTATCCTCAACCCGCCTCGGGCATCGGGCCATGATAAGCGCATTAAAGGGTAGCACCCGCGGCAGAGATCAAAACCAAACGGCGGCACGGCGACCGCGTGGTCTCCGAACACATCA
Proteins encoded:
- the LOC120957621 gene encoding uncharacterized protein LOC120957621 encodes the protein MASVETKPKKADQAEENVDDKEDVDEEVVDENVPAGKKKKKRSRKPKKPAADEDSDDEALREALAERQAEDKKKVAAAEKAAKEQAKKNQKAAQAATATAPSATADAEEEEEGDEEGDDATGADGKKKRKKRNKKKGAAANTLVAPSVPIAEQFSDGKFPEGQIMQYPDSTTAKDRFTSEEKRALDRMHQDIYSELRQAAEAHRQTRQYMQKWIKPGMTMIEICEELENTARRLIGENGLEAGLAFPTGCSRNHCAAHYTPNAGDPTVLLYDDVTKIDFGTHIKGRIIDCAFTLSFNPKYDKLLEAVKEATETGIREAGIDVRLCDIGAAIQEVMESYEVELDGKTYQVKAIRNLNGHSISPYRIHAGKTVPIVKGGETTRMEENEFYAIETFGSTGRGLVHDDMDCSHYMKDFDAPKVPLRLQSSKSLLGLINRNFGTLAFCKRWLDRAGATKYQMALKDLCDKGIVEAYPPLCDVKGSYTAQYEHTIMLRPTCKEVVSRGDDY